In bacterium, a single window of DNA contains:
- the recG gene encoding ATP-dependent DNA helicase RecG, whose product MCGVPVLAEFRRMQSVLGTPLTLIKGVGPKIGEKFAKKGLLTVEDALFFLPIRYEDRTRLAPIRELHHGQSATFQGELISLEVRFYRRRRALEGLLADSTGVAVLKWFHGNFDWLRKRYPVGSTLIAYGQVSDFGGRHEVIHPDLETLDGSNDGEMETVTPVYSEVEGVHPRALRKIMKKAVEAGASVFLNAVPPEAAALSGLEGAAWVDMGKVFRELHFPPKGGEELEKIVASSRQVLVLSEFFLLQLALLRKREGVRVAPGISFHPDFGRIKPLLRSLPWELTGAQRRVLGEIRRDMESESPMHRLLQGDVGSGKTLVALLSSLMAVESGYQSAIMAPTEVLAEQHYANISALLKGFPVRTALLTGSAPAGERERMLGELASGEIDVIIGTHALIQPDVEFKSLGLAIVDEQHRFGVMQRALLASKRRDGRTPDMLVMTATPIPRSLSMTVYGDLDLSVIDEMPPGRKPVKTKVVRLENRQKAYDFIRGEIAKGRQAYIVCPLVEESDKVDLRAAVETSLHFSEEVFPELRVGLLHGRMKAGEKEMALGAFYGGEIDILVSTTVIEVGIDVKNASVMAVEHAERFGLSQLHQLRGRVGRGEHDSWCFLMVGGPVSGDARERLSIMEKTCDGFRISEEDLKIRGPGDMLGTRQSGLPELRVGNILTDGPLLERARRMAQAVLQADPSLESEGNRVLAAMLTEGLQRKLAILRAG is encoded by the coding sequence ATGTGCGGCGTCCCGGTTTTGGCCGAGTTTCGCCGGATGCAGTCCGTACTCGGAACCCCCCTTACGCTCATCAAGGGCGTCGGCCCAAAGATAGGCGAGAAATTCGCCAAAAAGGGGCTCCTCACCGTCGAAGACGCCCTCTTTTTTCTCCCCATACGCTACGAAGACCGCACCCGCCTCGCCCCCATAAGAGAGCTGCACCACGGCCAGAGCGCCACCTTTCAGGGCGAACTGATTAGCCTCGAAGTGCGCTTCTACCGGAGAAGGAGGGCGCTGGAGGGGCTGCTAGCCGACTCCACCGGCGTCGCGGTGCTCAAGTGGTTTCACGGAAACTTCGACTGGCTGCGAAAGCGCTACCCGGTCGGCTCGACCCTCATCGCCTACGGGCAGGTGAGCGATTTCGGGGGCAGGCACGAGGTAATCCACCCCGACCTCGAAACTCTCGACGGCTCGAACGACGGGGAGATGGAAACCGTCACCCCGGTCTACTCCGAGGTGGAGGGAGTCCATCCCCGCGCCCTTCGCAAGATAATGAAAAAGGCGGTGGAGGCGGGAGCCTCGGTCTTCCTGAACGCCGTCCCCCCGGAGGCGGCGGCGCTCTCCGGGCTGGAGGGAGCCGCGTGGGTTGACATGGGCAAAGTCTTTCGAGAGCTCCATTTTCCCCCGAAGGGCGGAGAGGAGCTTGAAAAGATTGTCGCCTCCTCCCGCCAGGTACTCGTCCTCTCCGAATTTTTCCTCCTCCAGCTCGCTCTCCTTCGCAAGCGCGAGGGCGTCAGGGTCGCGCCGGGCATCTCCTTTCACCCTGATTTCGGCAGGATAAAGCCGCTCCTCCGCTCTCTTCCCTGGGAGCTTACCGGGGCGCAGAGACGGGTCTTGGGGGAGATACGCAGGGACATGGAGTCGGAGAGTCCCATGCACCGGCTCCTGCAAGGAGACGTGGGCAGCGGAAAGACCCTCGTGGCCCTCCTCTCCTCGCTGATGGCGGTGGAGAGCGGCTACCAGAGCGCTATCATGGCTCCCACCGAGGTGCTGGCGGAGCAGCATTACGCGAATATCTCGGCGCTTCTTAAGGGATTTCCCGTCAGGACGGCCCTTCTCACCGGCTCGGCGCCCGCCGGGGAGAGGGAGAGGATGCTCGGCGAACTCGCCTCCGGGGAGATCGACGTAATCATCGGCACCCACGCCCTCATCCAGCCCGACGTAGAGTTTAAATCCCTCGGCCTCGCCATCGTGGACGAGCAGCACCGCTTCGGCGTTATGCAGCGGGCTCTTCTCGCCTCGAAGAGGAGGGACGGGCGCACTCCGGACATGCTTGTGATGACCGCCACGCCCATTCCCAGAAGCCTCTCGATGACGGTTTACGGCGATCTCGATCTCAGCGTGATAGACGAGATGCCGCCCGGCCGCAAACCCGTCAAGACGAAGGTGGTCAGGCTGGAAAACCGGCAGAAAGCCTACGATTTCATCAGGGGCGAGATAGCGAAGGGGCGGCAGGCCTATATCGTCTGCCCGCTCGTGGAGGAGAGCGACAAGGTGGACCTTAGGGCCGCCGTAGAGACCTCCCTCCACTTTTCGGAGGAGGTCTTCCCCGAGCTTCGGGTCGGGCTGCTCCACGGCAGGATGAAAGCCGGAGAGAAGGAAATGGCCCTCGGCGCTTTTTACGGGGGAGAGATAGACATCCTTGTCTCGACTACGGTTATCGAGGTGGGCATCGACGTTAAGAACGCCTCCGTGATGGCGGTCGAGCACGCCGAAAGGTTCGGCCTCTCCCAACTCCACCAGCTTCGCGGAAGGGTGGGGCGGGGCGAGCACGACTCCTGGTGTTTTTTGATGGTCGGGGGGCCGGTCTCAGGCGACGCGAGGGAGCGGCTTTCGATAATGGAAAAGACCTGCGACGGCTTTCGGATATCAGAGGAAGATCTCAAGATACGCGGCCCCGGCGACATGCTGGGCACCCGCCAGTCCGGGCTGCCGGAGCTTCGCGTTGGGAACATCCTCACCGACGGCCCCCTGCTGGAGCGGGCCCGCAGGATGGCGCAGGCGGTCCTTCAAGCCGACCCCTCCCTCGAAAGCGAGGGAAACCGGGTCCTTGCCGCGATGCTCACCGAGGGGCTGCAGAGGAAACTGGCTATCCTGCGGGCAGGTTAG
- a CDS encoding thiamine biosynthesis protein: MSGVKAVSLLSGGLDSILATRVVQDQGVEVKALHFISPFFCASVKGREEATIRHYREKFSIDTEIIDVSREFLEIVDHPRYGYGKNFNPCIDCKIFLFKKALKRMEESGAKFLITGEVVGQRPMSQRRGTMDLIAAKMGAKDILLRPLCAKILPLTLPEREGWVDREKLHSFSGRGRKAQIALAEELGISGYPTPAGGCSLTDPIKAVRVRKYFDKTDRALRNPDEIRLLLSGRPFCFPGGSILTMGRSEGENNALKTLFREGDELVKVPVHPGPLGIFRPGPGGDERALAASVLLRYCPRAPEECEVGFGVVEDEPERMIKVRRASDEDLDPFRV, encoded by the coding sequence ATGAGCGGGGTTAAGGCGGTAAGCCTCCTTTCGGGGGGACTCGATTCCATCCTCGCCACGAGGGTGGTGCAGGATCAGGGGGTGGAGGTAAAGGCGCTCCACTTCATAAGCCCCTTTTTTTGCGCCAGCGTAAAGGGGCGGGAAGAGGCGACCATCCGCCATTACCGGGAAAAGTTCTCCATCGACACGGAAATAATCGACGTTTCGAGAGAATTCCTGGAGATAGTGGACCACCCGCGCTACGGCTACGGCAAGAACTTCAACCCCTGCATAGACTGCAAGATATTCCTCTTCAAAAAGGCCCTTAAGCGGATGGAGGAATCCGGCGCGAAGTTCCTCATCACCGGCGAGGTTGTCGGCCAGCGCCCGATGAGCCAGCGGCGCGGTACGATGGACCTTATCGCCGCGAAGATGGGCGCGAAGGACATCCTTCTTCGCCCCCTCTGCGCAAAAATACTTCCGCTGACCCTGCCCGAGAGGGAAGGATGGGTTGACCGCGAAAAACTCCACTCCTTTTCGGGGCGCGGCAGGAAAGCCCAGATTGCGCTCGCCGAAGAGCTTGGCATCTCCGGCTATCCCACTCCCGCCGGGGGGTGCTCCCTCACCGATCCGATAAAAGCGGTCCGGGTGAGGAAATATTTCGACAAGACCGACCGGGCGCTGCGGAATCCCGACGAAATCCGCCTCCTTCTCTCGGGCAGGCCCTTTTGTTTTCCCGGCGGGAGCATCCTCACGATGGGGCGGAGCGAAGGGGAGAACAACGCCCTCAAGACCCTCTTTCGGGAGGGGGACGAGCTGGTCAAGGTCCCGGTGCATCCCGGACCTCTCGGCATCTTCCGGCCCGGCCCCGGCGGGGACGAGAGGGCGCTTGCCGCCTCGGTCCTTCTTCGTTACTGTCCCCGCGCTCCGGAAGAGTGCGAGGTCGGCTTCGGGGTCGTCGAGGACGAGCCGGAGAGAATGATAAAAGTCCGCCGGGCGAGCGACGAAGACCTCGACCCTTTCAGGGTGTAA